A stretch of DNA from Brachyhypopomus gauderio isolate BG-103 chromosome 7, BGAUD_0.2, whole genome shotgun sequence:
TCTGAGAAGCACAGCACATATTGAGCAAAATGCaggaaaataaagaaatattGATCTCTGCAGTGCATAAAGTAACAGACACAGGCACTTACTTTACAAGGTCCTCATTGCTGACCAATATGTATAATGCCACATAAAGAAAGTGAATGGATTAATTCCCATTGGGGTATACCCTTGGAGACAATATAATTAATAAacctttaaataaaataatgatctCATATGAACAAGAAAATTCCACCACATGAAAACTACATTCctaagtaaaaaaacaaacataaaaactATCCACAGGTTCTCAGGTTATAATCTCAGCAATGCAAtctaaaacatttcagtatatTAAATAAATAGAGGGTTTACATCACTTCTTGAGTTTTGCAGAATGGTGAACTTGACATTGTGTTTTTTCTCAAAGACGTTCTGAGAAAAGAATAAGCTTCCTCCAAGAGTGTGTTTAAAAGGAGCTAGACCCAATGTGTAGTGGTTAATAAAAGCATAGAATTCCCTTTCATGTCAAACTGTGTAATGCATAGGTTTGTAATGTTGCACATTCTAAGCACTATTTATTGATGGTCAGCGTCCTTACAGCATTTTGAATGTAACTAGTTTGGACAAAAGTGCATAAGAACAAATTATTTCCCAAAGGCCAATGCGAATTAGTGTAAAAATATGAAAAGCAACATCTCAGTCCATGGAGAAAAATCCTTGTTTCTTCTTTGCCCTATATTAAAGCTTAAAACTTGCCGAATTAGAGAACAACCGATTATTGCATTTGATAGTGACTGCATAGTGAGTGACATCACAAACTAAGCAGAGCTGGTCAGGTACAGGGCTTGTCTAGCGGCCCATCCCCATGGACAGCCTGGTGTCAGTTTTACCCACAATCCCATGGTGCTGTGGTGGCTGGTCAGTTGTTCTGGCAGCAGGCGTTCTGCTTAGCCGAGCTCTGGGTAGGCTGCACCGTGATGGGTACTACGTTGGAGTTGGGGGAGAAATCGGCATCACCGCGCCCTGAGATTTGCCTCTGTGAAACAATGCGGTAGATTGCTGCATGGTAGAGTGTGAAAGGTACAGAGGGAggaaaagacacacacataaaaagtgAGTGATTGCCCTCAGTGAGTGGTGACAACACCTTTAAGAGTGACTAACCTGGcataaaatgaaacaaacttGATTCAATTCAGATAAAGTAAATTAAAATAACATTGTGATGTTGACCTAAATCGGAAATCTTCCTTAGCATTCTCGGTCAGAACAATTTTCAAACTCTACATTTCACTAAATCAATTACTAATTTTTCCACccgaaaaaaaacattttcattcaCAGAAGATTGTACCAATTGGTAGCTTGGAATTTGCTGCCACCTAatggcaaaaaaataaaatctgtgGAAGGCTTCTTCAGGGCGGATATCTTCTTGGGGTCATGCAATTGAGCATCACAAGTGCTGACCTGTGAGAACAGTCTGGAAGGCCAGCTCTACATTAGAGGAGTCCAAAGCAGAGGTCTCGAGGAATGAAAGCCCATGTTTCtctgaaagacacacacaagccACAAAAGTTCAGAACATTAAGCATTTTTGTGAAATGCTTTTTCCAGTGTAGTAGACATGAGGTTCAGAACTTCAGTCACCCGCCTGTCTTTCTTAGTATATATTGTTtagtatatatttaaatattgtaCCATTGTACAATATGATCTACTGACCATTATTTTGGTCTTTGTAGAACAGTCAAACAAAACTCTGAAAACACGTATTAAGATTAAATACTGCCAACAGGTCTAAGCACTAATCTCTCAGGTAAAACTTTCTCAAACTGACCTGAGAATGCCTTGGCTTCGTCGGTAGGCACAGCTCTTAGGTGTCGCAGGTCACTTTTGTTGCCAACCAGCATGATGACGATGTTGCTGTCGGCATGGTCCTGCAACTCCTTCAGCCAGCGCTCGGCGTTCTCATATGTCAAATGCTTCGCAATGTCGTATACCAGGAGAGCACCCACAGCACCGCGATAGTACCTGCAAGCAAACCACAGCCCTTaaagacatttaaaatgttgCTCAGCTAAACAATACTAATGCAGAAGAACAGTGTATAAAAGGCAGGCACTTTGTTTCCAGTCACCCATGGTTGAAAACACATATGAACATATCTAAACCAACCAAATTGGTGAACAATGAATAAAAACTATAGTCACAAGTTAGCTTGACATCACTGTACATCTCAAGTATAAATGTAATCTTGGATGACCCTCTTCTTCGCCAAGTCATATTATTACACCTGATTATTACACCTGAAAGTACTCTGGGATTCACAGACCAACTAAAGGACTACATGCTGAACTCCGTGTTCGGGGGCAAAAGTACTGCCAATGAAGAGACAATTCTCACGCTGAGGTGATGGCACGGTACCGCTCCTGGCCCGCTGTGTCCCAAATCTGGGCTTTGACGGTCTTGCCCTCCACATGGATGCTGCGAGTGGCGAACTCGACGCCAATGGTGCTCTTGCTCTCCAGATTGAACTCATTGCGCGTGAAGCGGGACAGCAGGTTGCTCTTCCCAACACCGGAATCTCCAATCAGCACCACTGCGGATATTTCAAGATGGCAGTCAGTGAAATTCTACATTTTAAGAGGAGGAATATTGAGtggaaaattattatttttcttggTTTACATTTCTTTTATAAAGGAACTTGAAAGGGACTGCTCATGTCAAGGCCGTGTGAGTCATTTTATGAAGTGAGAGGGTGAGTTTCAACAATAAAGGTTGTTAAGGGCAAACACTACGCAACTTCCTTTTTTAAAGATCACCTGTTCTAAAATGCAGAGTATGGCTGTTGCCATAACATAATAGGTGGTGAATTTACTAGGAAATTTAATTCTGACCAATGTGCCTCATAGAAATGTGCCTCATTGTCTTTTCTTTAAGTGACTAAATGTCTAATAATCATATTTAATAAAGATTCATTTACATATCGGTGTGCCACACAAAGTGTTTTACTAAAACAAAAATTAACCACTGACAACTAGATGAACATAAGCATGGTGAGAATATGCTTTAACTAAAACCAAAAAGTTGGTCAACTGGCTATTCAGCAGGAACAGGCTCTAGACAGAGGGCTAAGCAGTTGCTTATTAGCAATGAATGACTCATAAGGAGTGCACAAGGAATTTAAAGGTGGAGCTCTTTGTTTAAAATACCCCAAGAGGAAGATTAAAGGCAAGTCTGAAACACCCTGACATCCCGTCTTACAAATCCCTACTTTACCTAAAGTGTTCAGAAGATGCAATACCAGAGGATGACTCAATTACCATTATCTAGTCTATTTTAACAAGAACTAAGCAAGCAATCATGAATCTAACCGCCCCAAATGGTTTGGGTCTTCCTCTTTTCAAGGCTCTGTGTAGAAAACATGCTGAGAAAGAAATTTATGCAGGTCTTTCCAGTTCTACCGCATCCGAGGCCCTTCCGCTTAAGAACAAAGGGTACACATGTTAAGTTTTCTATTCATAGTTGTCTTTTTCACTCCAACTCTTACTGATCAAACATGGTAAAGGACAATCCTTTACCGTAATTTCCATAAGCCATTTCTCTGGAAGAATAGAAAGAGCACAAAAATGCAACTCTGGGTAATTTTCATGCGCGAGTTGTTAGAGTAAGTTGATCATATAATATGATGAGGTACTGTGAAAGGAAGCTACATAGTTAATTCAACAATCTACTATTTTGGGGGTACTTTTTAAATTCAAAAGTATCAAATGTCATCAACTCCTCATCCACATGAATTGTACCACATGCCTCAGCCAATGCAAGCCTGTGTCTTTTGAGCCAGAGCAGCTAGCTAATAACTTCAGAGCAACATTGTAAATGAAAAAAGACATGCAAGTAGTGAGTTATCTTACATGATAACGAAAAATACTTTATTAGCAGAATGGACTCTGAATCGAGCAAGTATTAGCTAGCTATATTTTACTATTTAAAGACCTTTCTACCTGTGGCAGAAGGACGTCAGCTGGTCAGGTACCTGAGGGAACTAGTTGGCTGGGTCACCATCTAACCAGCTACATACCTAGTTACTCACCTTTGAAAAGATAGTCATACTCTTCTTCTCTACCCGTCATTGCTCCAGGCGTCCTGTCTTGTTGAAAGATGAATAACTTGCGAGGCCGATACTTTTGGGTTGTCTTTGAGAGTTGACACCAAGACAGCTAACATCAGCTAGCTAATAGCGTCAAAGAAACTTGTCAtgaagctagctagctacctacCCCGTTCAATCAACTCGCCGGTTTAAAAACAAGGAAGTGCATGCCGTTATACGCAATCCTGTTGGCTATTTATTGTATAACTGCACAACGTACAGGCGTAAAGATAAACTAATTTTAAAATATAACAATTCAACTCTGTTTTAAGGCAAAGCTTTGCTGTATTGCTTGGTTGGTACGTCTGCGTCACTAAAGTTTCTGTGCTAGTCAGCTAGCTCGGCCAACTTCTTCCTAGTGCTGACGTAATGGTGAAATTCGGTCCGTTAACACCCGCCCCTTTTTTGATTGGTTGATTTACGTGTCAGTCTGACAATGGGCCCCAGATGACCGAATCTCGTGAGTTCTGCAGGTGTGCGACGTCATTGTCACAAGTTTACAGTCGGAAGCCTCGGACTACCAATAACAGTGCAATACAGCAAAACAGCGTTTGAGATGCCACGTAGGATGCAACGACGAGTTATTACTTTTAAAGGAACCTCCTCGCTTTTATTGAATCACCCCGGAATGAATAGGCTTGCTGTTAGCCCCTTTCCACCAACGAGGAGCCTTTTCAGCCTTCATAAGAGATTCGGGATAATCTCCCTGTATGTGACACTTCACTAACAGTCTAACCACACTACCCCTTTATTACCGCTGCATTGGTACAACTACAGTTTTGTTTTGTATGCAACTGTAGCCTATTACCAACATAGCATTTTATACAAAGATGAAATTAATGGATTTGAGTAAAATAACACAGATAGAAAAGTAGGCATATATCAGTTTATGATAATTAATTACAGTCCACTATATCACTTACCAGAAATAAATTAATGATGACTGTATGATAACTGGTTGACGGGTCCCTGGATTTATTCCATATACAGTGTGTTGTAATATATTATAAAAGTTTAATAAAGCAGTATTGACTTTAAATTAGTGCTAcatgaaaaatacattttgaccATCTCAATTCAGTTGAAATGGCATTTTTACAAATAGTACACACAAATATCATGAATGTGACAATTCAGTGTTAGCAAACTCCTTTTCAGTTTGAGCAGAAggcattttttttcctctggGAATCAATAAATGATTCCTCCCTATCCCTTCTAACATCTAAGGAGTTTGGATTTAGGAATGTTTCTACCCAAAACTCTGAGCTTTGGACTCAGTCCTTTCTTCAGTGGCTCCTGGATTAGTGCCACTCAACGTTCTACTGGGTAATTATTTTGCCCTTCCTACCCCACTGTCCTGTAGGCCCATTTTGTTTATTCCTCTGTTATATCTCTGCTCTGTGCTCTAGCTGCGTCTCTATTTCTGGTCCATTAACAGGCCCATGTTTTCACAAGCACTCCCCATCACTGTTTGCCACTGTCTGATTCAACAGGAGCACATAAATAAGAGTTTCATAATAGTAAAAGTTTCATAATAATTGGCAGACTGTCGAAACGTTTGTGACAGTCTCATGAAACTGTCAgtgtacattttgcaaataaCTTAATATTGAGTGTCCCACCCTGATATGCCACTTAACCTGA
This window harbors:
- the rab11al gene encoding RAB11a, member RAS oncogene family, like; this translates as MTGREEEYDYLFKVVLIGDSGVGKSNLLSRFTRNEFNLESKSTIGVEFATRSIHVEGKTVKAQIWDTAGQERYRAITSAYYRGAVGALLVYDIAKHLTYENAERWLKELQDHADSNIVIMLVGNKSDLRHLRAVPTDEAKAFSEKHGLSFLETSALDSSNVELAFQTVLTAIYRIVSQRQISGRGDADFSPNSNVVPITVQPTQSSAKQNACCQNN